The Verrucomicrobiia bacterium genome includes a window with the following:
- a CDS encoding 3-dehydroquinate synthase — MSNMSVIERHIQVGFQLRVFFTRSVFASANPLLRDILAPGEGNRVHGVLIVLDEALAQARPEVLAEIENYFVHASPRLKLVCPPLVIEGGERTKNSYFHVSEIHSHVDRYHIDRHSYLLAIGGGALLDMAGLAASTAHRGIRHVRLPTTTLSQADSGVGVKNGINAFGKKNFIGTFTPPFAVVNDFEMLHTLSERDKRAGYVEAVKIALIRSREFFEKIEADAEKLAAFEPAAMEELIQHCAELHLNHVAMSGDPFEFGSARPLDFGHWAAHKLEQLSEYKIRHGEAVAVGIALDVIYSRNMGFLDAASADRVLKLLEQLGFELFANELMHVDSDHSLLVLNGLEEFREHLGGELSVTLLKEIGRGFEVHELRIPQVIEAIYELQALHAKRTKILRAAS; from the coding sequence GTGTCTAATATGTCTGTCATAGAACGCCATATTCAGGTGGGTTTTCAGCTTCGGGTGTTTTTCACCCGCAGCGTGTTCGCGTCCGCCAATCCGCTGCTTCGCGATATTCTTGCGCCGGGTGAAGGCAATCGGGTTCACGGTGTTTTGATTGTCCTAGACGAAGCGCTCGCGCAAGCGCGACCGGAAGTGCTGGCGGAAATCGAAAATTATTTTGTCCACGCCTCACCGCGGTTGAAACTGGTTTGCCCGCCGCTGGTCATTGAAGGCGGTGAGCGCACGAAGAATTCCTACTTTCACGTTTCCGAAATTCATTCGCACGTGGACCGTTACCATATTGACCGGCATTCGTATTTGCTGGCGATCGGCGGCGGAGCATTGCTCGACATGGCGGGACTGGCGGCATCCACCGCGCACCGGGGCATCCGGCATGTGCGCCTGCCGACCACGACGCTTAGCCAGGCGGACTCCGGCGTGGGCGTGAAAAACGGCATCAATGCTTTTGGAAAAAAGAATTTCATCGGCACCTTCACACCGCCATTCGCGGTCGTGAACGATTTTGAAATGTTGCACACGCTCTCGGAACGCGACAAACGCGCCGGTTACGTGGAGGCGGTGAAGATTGCGCTCATTCGCAGTCGTGAATTTTTTGAGAAGATTGAGGCCGACGCCGAAAAACTCGCTGCGTTCGAGCCGGCCGCGATGGAGGAATTGATTCAACACTGCGCCGAGTTGCATCTCAATCATGTGGCCATGTCCGGCGATCCGTTTGAATTCGGCTCGGCGCGCCCGCTGGATTTTGGGCATTGGGCTGCGCATAAACTGGAGCAACTTTCCGAATACAAAATCCGGCACGGCGAAGCCGTCGCGGTGGGGATCGCGCTGGATGTGATTTACTCGCGCAATATGGGTTTTCTCGACGCGGCATCGGCGGACCGGGTTTTGAAATTATTGGAGCAACTGGGTTTTGAACTGTTCGCGAATGAGTTGATGCATGTGGATTCCGATCATTCGCTGCTGGTGTTGAATGGGCTCGAGGAATTTCGCGAGCATCTGGGCGGCGAATTGTCGGTCACGTTGCTCAAGGAAATCGGCCGGGGATTCGAAGTCCATGAATTGCGGATACCGCAAGTCATCGAGGCGATTTACGAATTGCAGGCGCTCCACGCCAAACGGACAAAAATACTTCGTGCGGCGAGTTGA
- a CDS encoding efflux RND transporter periplasmic adaptor subunit: MNNGNPANERKALPPPKRSSPLKWIVIVGVVLVLVIIGLAIVRRREAAAKQLAQARNAQQPVPVVVSPVKESDVPVYLDGLGTVQAFNTVTVHVRVDGQLKQINFTEGQDVRKGDVLAIIDPAPFQAALDQAKAKKGQDQALLDNANLDMKRETDLYAAKVDSQQIYDTQKALVAQDQAAVNADQAAIDAAQVNLDYCSVVSPIDGRTGLRLVDVGNIVHAADLGGIVVITQLKPISVVFTLPEQDLEQIHKHEKTTNELKVLAVGRDNGTNLDTGTLAVIDNEIDTTTGTIRLKANFPNEDLQLWPGEFVNTRLLTMMRLNSLTVPEAAIQRGPTGAYVFVVTNVKPTNSIAGGKGKRGANSAGSAADSTPALGGSSHSQAQGTNAPTMWAKIQNVTVASQMEAGQALIETGVTKGQRVVTDGQYKLQDGSPIRVSNGAKKSAPTSDQSTNVESAPQDITK, from the coding sequence ATGAACAATGGTAATCCCGCAAATGAGCGCAAAGCCCTCCCGCCGCCGAAGCGTTCGAGCCCGCTGAAATGGATCGTCATCGTGGGCGTGGTCCTAGTGCTGGTGATCATCGGACTGGCTATCGTGCGGCGGCGCGAAGCTGCCGCCAAACAACTCGCGCAAGCCCGCAATGCGCAGCAACCCGTCCCGGTCGTCGTCAGCCCCGTCAAGGAATCCGACGTGCCGGTTTATCTGGACGGCCTTGGAACTGTGCAAGCCTTCAACACCGTCACTGTGCATGTGCGCGTGGATGGCCAGTTGAAGCAAATCAATTTCACCGAGGGCCAGGACGTCCGCAAGGGCGACGTGCTCGCGATTATTGACCCCGCCCCGTTTCAAGCGGCGCTGGATCAAGCGAAGGCGAAGAAAGGCCAGGACCAGGCGCTGCTCGATAACGCGAATCTCGACATGAAACGCGAGACGGATCTGTACGCCGCCAAGGTGGATTCACAACAAATATATGACACGCAAAAGGCGCTCGTCGCTCAGGATCAGGCGGCGGTGAATGCCGACCAGGCGGCGATTGATGCCGCGCAGGTGAATCTGGATTATTGCTCGGTGGTTTCGCCGATTGATGGCCGCACCGGTTTGCGTTTGGTGGACGTGGGAAATATTGTGCACGCCGCGGATCTCGGCGGCATCGTGGTGATCACGCAGTTGAAACCTATTTCGGTGGTGTTCACCTTGCCGGAACAGGACCTCGAACAAATCCACAAGCACGAAAAAACCACGAATGAATTGAAAGTGCTCGCGGTTGGCCGTGATAACGGAACCAATCTCGATACCGGCACGCTGGCAGTGATTGACAATGAAATTGACACCACCACCGGCACGATCCGGCTCAAGGCGAATTTCCCCAACGAAGATTTGCAGTTGTGGCCGGGTGAATTCGTGAACACCCGCCTGCTGACGATGATGCGGCTAAATAGTTTGACCGTTCCCGAGGCGGCGATCCAGCGCGGCCCGACGGGCGCGTACGTTTTCGTGGTCACCAATGTGAAGCCGACCAATAGCATTGCGGGCGGAAAAGGCAAACGCGGCGCGAACAGCGCCGGCTCCGCAGCGGACAGCACACCCGCATTGGGCGGTTCTTCCCATTCTCAGGCCCAGGGCACGAATGCGCCGACGATGTGGGCGAAGATTCAGAACGTAACCGTCGCATCGCAGATGGAAGCTGGACAGGCGTTGATTGAGACCGGCGTGACCAAAGGCCAACGCGTGGTCACCGACGGACAGTATAAATTGCAGGACGGTTCGCCCATCCGGGTTTCCAACGGCGCAAAAAAATCCGCGCCCACGAGTGATCAGAGCACGAATGTCGAGTCGGCTCCCCAGGACATCACGAAGTGA